The Juglans regia cultivar Chandler chromosome 16, Walnut 2.0, whole genome shotgun sequence nucleotide sequence TGAGCTCCaactcaaatatgaaattagaaAATTCGACCATAGCATGATTTTGTCTTCCTTCCCCCGATCTCTCACTCGGAAATCTTGTcacattgaaatcccccccTATTCACCACGGAACATCCCACCAAGAACACAATCCTGCTAGCTCTTCCCATAGAAACCACCTCTCGCTATCCAAATTAGGACCATATACCCCAATAAATGcccataaaaaatcattttcagtatttttaaaagaacaccCCACCGAGTATTCCCCTACAAACTCTTCAAGATTCTCCACCACcattttatcccacattaccaaCACTCCACCCGATGCCCCATTCGAGGGTAGATACGTCCACCCTATATGCTGGCAGCCCCAAATACTCCGGATAATACTTCTTGTGATAAACTTCAGCTTAGTCTCCATTAAGCACAAAATGTCCACCTTCCATTGTCTTAACAAATTTCTTATTCGGAGGCGTTTGTCAATCTCATTCAGCCACCTCACATTCCAAATTAGaattttgggcttcatttatcttctttttttttagcatttaaTAGTTTTACTTGGAAGATATTGGTACTTCTGCACATAATTTAAGgcttttttaaatcacttttaattttattggaaACAGAGTTATGTATACACTCTTGTCTATTTCCATCATATGAAGTAACAAATTAGATAATAAATGGTAAACAATTAAGCTGATTTTTTTCCAACCAGAAAATTGTATTAAAGAAAAAGCTTCATTTAATCtccacacaatatatatattatatatacatgataaatATAAGGTGCAGATGCTGGGATGGAGTGCTAGACAACCAACCTGTAATAAAGCTGTTGGAAACAGCCTCCACATATCCTGTCATTGACTGTGCCTTTGCTCTGATTATCTTAGCTTTTTCAACAGCATCCTCAGGCCAGTCAATATTAGCAATATTCTCATCAGCATCTTCATCCTCAACTTTGTTAGCATTAGATATGATGGATTTACCAAGCATCAACAATTGAGACACCGCAAAACAGCACATTTCTGAGAGCCTCtgcaaaacatatataatgatCTCAATGTTTAGTAACCGACTTAAGATTAAGAAGCCATATCAACAATGAAAATGTTTAGTTCGGATGTCCCCAATAACATCATCACTATCTCCGTACATGAACCCCCTCTGAATGAAGAGACTCCAGTCTGCCAGTAGTCCTTTGAATCATATCATTAATGGCCAACCCTGCTAAAGCACTTGTGAACCTGCAGAATGTAATAATTGCAGTGTAAAAGGTGCTTAAGAAGTTCATTATGACTTTCAATCTTTCATTGACATCAACCCAGTCAATATCACCAACATTAATGAACAAAAAGCCTCACACACTACAGTCTACTAATACAAGACACAAGACCGAATATTAGTAGTGTTAAACTAGCTATTCTTGCACCACGTCTAACTTCTTAAGGATTCACCTTTCACCTATTCCACAATTTTAACTAAATGTTTAACCTATGTGTGcaaccacaccaaacatcaaattaatatgatattgACTCAGATATTCTTTTgaataaaacttcaattctGCATTTCATATGGATGGGATACCTAAAATTCCAATTACCTTAATACACGAGTGTAATTGGCATGTAGTGATCACATATTCCAAAAATGGATTTTACAAAAATGCAACCCACAAAAACATTCAGACGTATAAAAGCAGCCAGATTTACAACAGGTATACCGTATAGTTTGATCATGGCTCTAGGTCTACAGAAAAtgtaaaacttgaaaaaaaagagtctataaataataaacaagagACCTAGAGGATTGAATAAGGCAACATTTACTAGCACGTGCAATCCTATCAGCCAGAGAGATTTGGAAATTAGATATTGAGAGCTAAATGAAGAACCAACTATAAGCACAAGCTGAAGCAAGACAACCAACACACCAAGTGCAGAGGAGCATGCACAACACCCATGATAATCTAAGTAAATGAAAATTTCTAAAGAAATATACCCCACAGCCATATCAGCAGCCTTGCTGACACTTGAGTTGTGTAAATTCTTCATCTCATCACCACTTCCCTCATCCCCAGTCTctatttttttacctttgtcTGTCTCTACACCACTTCCATCCATTTCAGTACTTAAACTGAAAATTTGTTGGACCTGTTTTAGCTTTCCATCCATGACAGATTTATGTTCTGAtgataattttccttttcttcggTTAAATAATAGGGCATGATGATTGGACAATGCCTCCAGCTCCTGTCAGTATTACAGTAAAACAATTTCATAATACTATTGTATTAACTAGAAAAATCTAACTTCAAAGATAAGATGCGACCTCCAAATGTTCTGGACCTCCATATATATAGAAGCACCGATCAAATGTCACTTCCTCATACAATTGATCCTCACTAATTTGTTGTTCAGCTAATTTAGAATTCTTCTCAACTTCAATACCAGTTTCTGTAATCAGTAGATCCATAGTCTCCTTTCCTACGAGTTCAAGCACTTGCATTCCCCTTGCCGTAAAAGCTTTACCACTCTGTAAATTGAAGATGAGGGTAAGCAATCAGAAAACAGTGATAAGCAAGATGACACAGGTCATAAATCATGCAAACCTCTAATATGGAAGGTGCAACAGAACCAGCCGCTGGTAAACTACCATGCTGAATAGATTCTGCAAGGTTCACAGCAGAATGCTCAATCCTGAAAAACATAAGCATAAATCACATTCAATGAACAAATGAAGTAGGTTGTGGTGGGAATAATTGGAAGAGACTGTAACACATTCAGTGTAATGATTTCAGAGCTGAAAAAAGAAAGTGCAAAATGAGAAACCTTAAAATCCAAggaaaatttatccaaaaatttaaattgcaTGGAACTTTTCAAAGGgtctttcttttccctcttactttttttttttttttttggggtggaGGGGGGGTGTTCTTGTCTCAAACTTTGAAATTGACCCTAATACCATCTGTACCAACTCAAGGAAAAGTTCAAGCCACATCTACACTTGTACTCAAAATGATTAGTTAATATTACATTTGGAGTCCCTTCTTTGAATCATTATACACCGCAAGAACTTCTTCCTCTCAAGCAACGTGGAATCTCATTAAATAGCCTTCTATAAATTTGGGGCATCACAATAAAGAAGGAACAATACCAAATATGACCATGAAAAGGTTATCTAAAAGGTCATAGAACCATAGGATAAAAAACTACTAACCTTCTTTTCAACACAAAAGTGACCACTGATTCATGTTTCCCCCAATATCCAatgttttctctttcatatacaTCTAGCATTACGCCAAATACCCAATACACATCCATATTTTGTGACCCAGATATTGGCTATTATCCAAACCACATATATGATGAATTTCAAACATCATGAACTAAggaaatatcttctttttttttttatgacaggGGAACCGCCCAACGgtagagcccttaggactcacccatggaacctaaacccctggagagactagcacagcaactcacagccatggcctcccacttaaatagCAGTTTGATCCCAGGGGGAATCAAACCTatgacatggggctcatgcacgcaagttcgcccttaccacttgggctacccatgGGTGGGTAACTAGAGAAATATCATTCCACCAATGCATAAATTTTGATAATGCCCAACAGTTTTGCATATCTTTACCTCCCCAAAgcttattatttatacaaattttatcataaaatttattttgcagaCATCGAAGTTAAAAAGGGAACATCCCTTGTTGCTTATATTATTCAAAGATATATCTaaccattttcattaattttatggTCCCAACCCTggttgtaaaataaaaagagaaatcaaACATTTAACCTACAAAGGAACTgaaaccacatttttttttttatcagtaaaaaagagagatattatatatatgaatgaataaaCGTGATCCTTGTACACAAGACAAGGATTACAAAGGAACTCCTAAAAACATTCTAAAGGCtaattaaagacaagaattcCTGAACATTgtccccatttaatacaatattggaaaaccaacacattagagtgtggagaaaaaaattcttcaactcagtacttgtgcgttccttatcttcaaaaacacgggcattcctttccatccaaatacaccacataatacacagcgggatcatcttccacactgctgccgcTTGATTGCAACCTTGCAGCTTTGACCAACATCCCAGCAAGTCCACCACCCGCTTAGGCATAACCCAGGCAATATCAACCCTCataaagatctcatcccacaacacccttgttaccttacaatgtagtaatagatggtccacagattctccattcttcttacacaaaTAGCACCAGTCCAATACTAtgcatcctctcttcctcaagttatctgtGGTCAGTATCTTCCCAAGAGCTGCACTCCAAACGAAGAAAGCTACTTTAGGGGGCACACGAgccctccaaatattcttccaagggaacggAGTAATCTCAAGTCGTGTTGTCAAGATGCTATAATACGCCTTGACTGTACATAACTTATGGTTATTAGACCTCCATTTCAAACTATCTCGCTGTGTTGCTGGAATCTCTGTGGAATATAATAagttgaaaaattctgaaacaatagATAATTCCCAGTCATGTAGGTCCTTATTAAAAAGGATATTCCACAGATGCATTCCATTAGAGAATATACGCACATCAGCCACTGAAACTTCCCTATCAGCTGCAATGGAATATAAGGTCGGAAAAACTCTTTCCAAAGCCTGaactccacaccacacatccctCCAAAATCTGATGTGACTGCCCTCGCCAACTACGAAGCGAACTTGATTTACAAAACctggccaccccttccttatatacttccataaacccaccccATAGCCCCCACTtacttccttagagcaccacCCACCCCAATCTACCCCATATCTAGCATCAATAGTATCCCTCCACAATGACCCCTCCTCCagatgatatctccataaccattttcccaataaagctttattgaaaattctcaaattacagacacccaaccccccattcacaactgGATCGCATACAGTCTCCCATCTAACCAAatggaatttcttctcctctcccATTCCACCCCATAGGAACGCCCTAAAGAGTTTCTCCATCCTATTCACCACCCCTACTggcataggaaacaaagataaaaaatacgTTGGGAGATTAGTAAGAGTACTCTTAATAAGCGTGAGACGGCCCCCCTTCGATAAGTACACTCGTTTCCAACCAGCCagtcttttctctatcttctccactatCCCATCCCATAAAGCTTTATTCTTGAAAGATGCTCCCAAGGGAAGACCCAAGTATTTCATTGGAAAAGAGGCCACCTTACAATCCAAGAAACTAGCTAACTTGAGAATATTAGGAACTGCCCCCACAGTTCCTAATATTCTTTGGCCATGGAGAAATTCAATGAGTTCATATTTGATCTAGATTTTATGGATCTCCTTTTGGTAGGGGGTGAATTCACTTGGTCAAATGGGCGGGTTTGGTCGAGACTGGATAGATTCTTAGTATCTCTTTCATGGGAAGCTAAATATCCGGAAGCAAGCCAGAGAAGACTAGCTCGAGTCAGTTCTGATCATTATCCTATCCTTTTGGATTGTGTGGGTATTCATAGGGGGCGacggtatttcaagtttgaaaatatgtggttaacAGCAGATGGGTTTGTAGAGAGGGTTAGTGGTTGGTGGTCTTCATATCAGTTTGTCGGTACTCCAAGTTACATTTTGGCAAGTAAGTTGAAGGCATTGAAAcaagacttgaagaagtggaatttggAGGTGTTTGGTCATATTGACAACCAAAAGATTTCACTGTTGGAGGAACTGCAGGAACTTGAGAATAAAGAGCTTTTGGGAGATAATACGGATGAGGTGTTATTGAGGAAGGGAGCGGTTATGACCAATTTGGAAAGGATCTTGCTATCGGAGGAGAtctcatggcgtcaaaaatctagggcactttggttga carries:
- the LOC108981316 gene encoding uncharacterized protein LOC108981316, whose protein sequence is MEEENKESVKDEMETEKEPLKAQAANEAKPEPKSGGGSGGWGGWGFSPLSVLSDLQKAAEEISRNAAAVAQTAAKSISDIQDSDEVSESSKEEGEVEDSANEKESEDEVDKLRKSALDKLEKASEESFFGQGLKVLDNSVENLASGAWNALGSAWRGGTDLVHKIEHSAVNLAESIQHGSLPAAGSVAPSILESGKAFTARGMQVLELVGKETMDLLITETGIEVEKNSKLAEQQISEDQLYEEVTFDRCFYIYGGPEHLEELEALSNHHALLFNRRKGKLSSEHKSVMDGKLKQVQQIFSLSTEMDGSGVETDKGKKIETGDEGSGDEMKNLHNSSVSKAADMAVGFTSALAGLAINDMIQRTTGRLESLHSEGVHRLSEMCCFAVSQLLMLGKSIISNANKVEDEDADENIANIDWPEDAVEKAKIIRAKAQSMTGYVEAVSNSFITGISDVAEAYAAAIKGATAESHDVLPQTSIQEKANAFSEHLRADQTTAVCKIQDGLEYLSHVVLSTSVPS